Proteins from one Thioflavicoccus mobilis 8321 genomic window:
- a CDS encoding mechanosensitive ion channel domain-containing protein: MAALLGSASLAAPVAPDVSVTLTSPPDISVSAAQIETKVKEAESATDLDDATKAKVQELLQRALGNLQTANDYEAKAAAYADALTTAPAETASIRKDIAALQGVSPKAVPGYLSLAEIEQRLTQAQVEASLTETKLNEIDKALNERTQRLEQARQRITEARRSLEEVSAELNQPAVDGEPPALSQARRWAQQTSQQALWSEIRMLEQQLVSADVRAERLKAGRDQATERLNRLRVQQRTLEEVRNERRRAEAERAEADAKAAEAKAADADPRVQALTRRNALLGQALTELTAELDALGNSAAELNAQAERIEDEYQGARQRIQIAGVNEAFGQLLLDRRKQLPDLRVVRQQLAERQDALTTSMLRQLRYQEERHRFEDLDAYLDEQTAGVDPDQRAQVRQQLTDAAMRRMDLLDQALQLEETYQRTLGELNFATSELLETAARYDDFLAEHLLWVRSSPSVDFKTLKTMPAAAAWLFSLGGWSEVGRVIVHEAMTSPAFWLIVTAVAGLVWKQRALRSAVRATAEPLRRVRTDSFLHTAQGLALTLVLAAPWPLLFAGLGWRLVDSVQATAFTRSLGEAGIGLAVGIYYLRAFRALCISRGVADRHFRWSEQVLVRLRRSLDWLTVLLIPVGLIVLVLYNQENGAYSASLGRLALIVLMIGFAVFFARLLHPSHGVLKEFLAEHPASWANRLRHLWYPLIQAVPLALVVLALLGFVYTAGSLLNAMVSQLWLALGLVVLHQSIVRWLIVTRRHLALQAALERQAVRRAEAARAGEEDGGASVPQYEEPGADLASLDEQTRKLINSLIFFAAVSGLWLIWRDLLPALGIFDRIVLWHYPAVVDGIDKVKSFTLADLGIVILISFIAFAAARHLPALIEILLLKQTKITAGSRYAITTLIGYGIFAVAILLVFSALGLSWSQAQWLVAALGVGIGFGLQEIVANFISGLIILFERPVRVGDIVTIGDTTGVVTKIRIRATTIRNWDRQELLVPNKEFITGRLLNWTLTDQTNRLTISVGVAYGSDTRKALALLAEVAREHAQVLEEPAPLITFEGFGDNSLTLVLRCYLASLENRLAVTTELHQAINDKFGAAGIEIAFPQRDVHLFASRPLDVRLNGAGFPLAVEPKTAED; this comes from the coding sequence GTGGCCGCCTTGCTCGGCTCCGCTTCGCTGGCGGCGCCGGTCGCGCCCGATGTCTCGGTGACCCTGACGTCGCCCCCCGACATCTCCGTCTCTGCCGCGCAGATCGAGACCAAGGTCAAGGAGGCGGAGTCGGCCACCGACCTCGACGACGCCACCAAGGCCAAGGTCCAAGAACTCCTGCAGCGTGCCCTCGGCAATCTCCAGACGGCCAACGACTACGAGGCCAAGGCAGCGGCCTATGCCGATGCGCTGACCACGGCGCCGGCCGAGACGGCCAGCATCCGCAAGGACATCGCCGCACTCCAGGGCGTCTCGCCCAAGGCCGTCCCCGGCTATCTGTCCCTCGCCGAAATCGAGCAGCGCCTCACCCAGGCCCAGGTCGAGGCCTCGCTGACCGAGACTAAGCTCAACGAGATCGACAAGGCGCTCAATGAGCGCACGCAGCGTCTCGAACAGGCGCGACAACGCATTACGGAGGCACGCCGCAGCCTCGAAGAGGTTAGCGCCGAGCTCAATCAACCGGCCGTCGACGGCGAGCCGCCGGCGCTGTCCCAGGCCAGACGCTGGGCCCAGCAGACGAGCCAGCAGGCCCTCTGGTCCGAGATACGGATGCTCGAGCAGCAGCTGGTCAGCGCCGATGTGCGCGCCGAGCGGCTCAAGGCCGGGCGTGACCAGGCGACCGAGCGCCTCAACCGCCTGCGAGTGCAGCAGCGGACCCTCGAAGAGGTACGCAATGAACGGCGCCGCGCCGAGGCGGAGCGGGCCGAGGCGGACGCCAAGGCCGCCGAGGCCAAGGCGGCCGACGCCGACCCGCGGGTACAGGCGCTGACACGCCGTAATGCCCTGCTCGGCCAGGCATTGACCGAGTTGACTGCCGAGCTCGACGCCCTCGGCAACAGCGCCGCTGAGCTGAACGCCCAGGCCGAGCGGATTGAAGACGAATACCAAGGGGCACGCCAACGCATCCAGATCGCTGGCGTCAACGAGGCCTTCGGCCAGCTGCTGCTCGATCGGCGCAAACAGTTGCCGGATCTGCGCGTCGTGCGCCAACAGCTGGCCGAGCGGCAGGATGCCCTGACGACCTCGATGCTGCGGCAGCTTCGCTACCAGGAGGAGCGCCACCGATTCGAGGACCTAGACGCCTATCTCGACGAGCAGACCGCAGGCGTCGACCCGGATCAGCGGGCCCAAGTGCGCCAGCAACTCACGGATGCGGCGATGCGCCGGATGGACCTGCTCGATCAGGCCCTGCAGCTGGAGGAGACCTACCAGCGAACCCTCGGCGAGCTCAATTTCGCCACCTCCGAGTTGCTCGAAACCGCGGCCCGCTACGACGATTTTCTCGCCGAGCATCTGCTCTGGGTGCGCAGCTCCCCATCGGTCGATTTCAAGACGCTGAAGACGATGCCCGCTGCCGCCGCCTGGTTGTTCAGCCTTGGCGGTTGGTCCGAGGTGGGCCGCGTCATCGTGCACGAAGCGATGACATCGCCGGCATTTTGGCTCATTGTCACTGCGGTCGCGGGGCTCGTCTGGAAGCAACGGGCGCTCCGCAGCGCCGTGCGGGCCACCGCCGAGCCGTTGCGCCGGGTGCGTACGGACAGCTTTCTGCACACGGCGCAGGGGCTGGCCCTGACCCTGGTGCTGGCCGCGCCTTGGCCTTTGCTGTTCGCCGGTCTCGGTTGGCGTCTCGTCGACTCGGTGCAGGCGACGGCCTTCACGCGCAGTCTCGGCGAGGCGGGGATCGGCCTGGCGGTCGGGATCTACTATCTGCGTGCGTTTCGGGCGCTCTGTATCTCACGAGGGGTCGCCGATCGCCATTTCCGCTGGTCCGAACAGGTCCTCGTTCGCCTGCGGCGCAGCCTCGACTGGCTGACGGTCCTGCTGATCCCGGTTGGGCTGATCGTGTTGGTGCTCTACAACCAGGAGAACGGGGCCTACAGTGCCAGCCTCGGTCGGTTGGCGCTGATCGTGCTGATGATCGGCTTCGCCGTCTTCTTCGCGCGTCTGCTGCACCCCTCCCACGGGGTGTTGAAGGAGTTTCTCGCCGAGCACCCGGCGAGCTGGGCCAATCGGCTGCGCCATCTCTGGTATCCGCTCATCCAGGCCGTGCCACTGGCACTGGTGGTGCTGGCGCTGCTGGGCTTCGTCTACACCGCCGGCTCCCTGCTCAATGCCATGGTCAGTCAGCTGTGGTTGGCCCTGGGCCTGGTCGTGCTGCATCAGTCGATCGTTCGCTGGCTCATCGTCACGCGTCGTCATCTGGCGTTGCAGGCCGCCTTGGAGCGCCAGGCGGTGCGCCGGGCCGAGGCGGCGCGCGCGGGCGAGGAAGACGGCGGCGCCAGCGTCCCGCAATACGAGGAGCCGGGGGCCGACTTGGCCTCGCTCGACGAGCAGACGCGCAAGCTCATTAATTCGCTGATCTTCTTCGCTGCCGTGAGCGGCCTGTGGCTGATTTGGCGCGACCTGCTGCCGGCCCTCGGGATCTTCGATCGCATCGTCCTGTGGCACTATCCGGCGGTCGTCGATGGTATCGACAAGGTCAAGTCGTTCACGTTGGCCGATCTTGGAATTGTCATCTTGATCTCTTTCATCGCGTTCGCGGCGGCCCGGCACCTGCCGGCGCTGATCGAGATCCTGCTCTTGAAGCAGACCAAGATCACCGCTGGGAGCCGCTATGCGATCACGACCCTGATCGGCTACGGCATCTTCGCCGTGGCGATCCTGCTGGTGTTCTCGGCGCTCGGGCTGTCCTGGTCGCAGGCCCAGTGGCTGGTCGCGGCATTGGGCGTCGGCATCGGCTTCGGCCTCCAGGAGATCGTCGCCAACTTCATCAGCGGCCTGATCATTCTCTTCGAGCGCCCGGTACGGGTCGGCGATATCGTCACCATTGGCGACACCACCGGCGTGGTGACCAAGATCCGCATCCGGGCGACGACGATCCGCAACTGGGATCGGCAGGAGCTACTGGTGCCGAACAAGGAGTTCATCACCGGACGCTTGCTCAATTGGACGCTTACCGATCAGACGAACCGCCTGACGATCTCGGTCGGGGTCGCCTATGGCAGTGACACGCGCAAGGCCTTGGCGCTCCTCGCCGAGGTGGCCCGCGAGCATGCCCAGGTGCTCGAGGAGCCCGCCCCGCTGATCACCTTCGAGGGCTTCGGCGACAATTCGCTGACGCTGGTGTTGCGCTGTTATCTGGCATCGCTGGAGAACCGCCTGGCGGTGACGACGGAGCTGCACCAGGCCATCAACGACAAGTTTGGCGCGGCGGGGATCGAGATCGCCTTCCCGCAGCGTGATGTCCATCTGTTCGCCTCTCGGCCGCTGGATGTTCGGCTGAACGGTGCCGGTTTTCCGCTGGCCGTCGAGCCGAAGACGGCCGAGGACTAG
- a CDS encoding Lrp/AsnC family transcriptional regulator produces MNLDRYDRRILEILQQEGRLSNQDLAERIGLSPSPCLRRVRALEEAGIIAGYRALLDAQKLGLTLTAILSISMDRHTPERFARFDAAVAAMPEVLECLLITGRDADYQLKVVVRDMEAYQDLLLNKLTRIEGVSGVHSSFVLRRIVERTSLPIP; encoded by the coding sequence ATGAATCTCGACCGCTACGACCGCCGGATCCTGGAGATCCTCCAACAGGAGGGCCGCCTCAGCAACCAGGACCTCGCCGAGCGTATCGGCCTCTCGCCATCGCCCTGCCTGCGCCGCGTGCGCGCCTTGGAAGAGGCCGGGATCATCGCCGGCTACCGCGCCCTGCTCGACGCGCAGAAGCTCGGGCTCACACTGACGGCGATCCTGAGCATCTCGATGGACCGCCACACCCCGGAGCGCTTCGCCCGCTTCGACGCCGCCGTCGCCGCCATGCCGGAGGTACTGGAGTGCCTGCTGATCACCGGGCGCGACGCCGACTACCAACTCAAGGTCGTCGTGCGCGACATGGAGGCCTACCAGGACCTGCTGCTCAACAAGCTGACCCGCATCGAAGGCGTCTCCGGCGTCCACTCGAGCTTCGTCCTGCGCCGCATCGTCGAGCGCACCAGCCTACCGATCCCATGA
- the leuA gene encoding 2-isopropylmalate synthase, whose amino-acid sequence MTSFDHRKYRPGPVVRLPNRQWPDRVVERAPRWASVDLRDGNQALIEPMSVAQKRRMWALLVDLGIKEIEVGFPAASQPDYDFVRWLIEAGQIPADVTVQVLVQAREDLIVRTFEALRDVERAIVHVYNSTSPVQRDWVFGQDRDGIRALAARGAELVRREAAKYPGVEWTFQYSPESFTATEPDYAVEVCEAVMAVWEPTPERPCIINLPATVEVASPNVFADQIEYFATRVSRRDCLILSVHTHNDRGGAVAAAELALLAGADRVEGTLLGNGERTGNMDIVTLAMNLYSQGIDPGIDLSRPDEIIQIVTECTDIQLHPRHPWIGELVYTAFSGSHQDAIGKCLSRQGRGSPWQVAYLPIDPRDVGRTYDAVIRVNSQSGKGGVAFVLERERGLTLPRWLQVELAQIVQAESERGGEVNAMRIYDLFREHFVVDQGPVRLLGYGLVRNGHDVIEARIAEAGIERTLHGEGDGAIAALIDAWTRHSGQRVGVVDYREQAIGEGTDAEAVAYVLLNVDGQRVAGAAIDQDTVSASVKAVFSAINRVAATAEMADVA is encoded by the coding sequence ATGACCAGTTTCGACCATCGGAAGTATCGTCCCGGCCCGGTGGTCCGGTTGCCTAATCGGCAATGGCCCGACCGTGTCGTCGAGCGCGCCCCGCGCTGGGCGAGCGTCGACCTGCGCGATGGCAATCAGGCCCTCATCGAGCCGATGAGCGTGGCGCAGAAGCGCCGTATGTGGGCCTTGCTGGTGGATCTCGGCATCAAGGAGATCGAGGTCGGTTTCCCGGCGGCGAGCCAGCCGGACTACGACTTCGTGCGCTGGTTGATCGAGGCGGGACAGATCCCGGCGGACGTGACCGTCCAGGTCCTGGTCCAGGCCCGCGAGGACTTGATCGTGCGGACCTTCGAGGCCCTGCGCGACGTCGAACGGGCCATCGTCCATGTCTATAACTCGACCTCGCCGGTCCAGCGCGACTGGGTCTTCGGTCAGGACCGCGACGGCATCAGGGCCCTCGCTGCCCGCGGGGCGGAGCTGGTGCGGCGCGAGGCGGCCAAGTATCCGGGTGTCGAGTGGACCTTTCAGTACTCGCCCGAAAGCTTCACGGCCACCGAGCCGGACTATGCGGTCGAGGTCTGCGAGGCGGTGATGGCGGTCTGGGAGCCGACCCCGGAGCGCCCGTGCATCATCAATCTGCCGGCAACGGTGGAGGTCGCGAGCCCCAACGTCTTCGCCGATCAGATCGAATATTTCGCCACCCGCGTGTCGCGGCGCGACTGCCTGATCCTGTCGGTGCATACCCACAACGACCGCGGCGGGGCCGTGGCGGCGGCGGAGTTGGCCCTGTTGGCCGGGGCGGACCGGGTCGAGGGCACCCTGCTCGGCAACGGCGAGCGCACCGGCAACATGGACATCGTGACCCTGGCGATGAACCTCTACAGCCAGGGGATCGATCCGGGGATCGACCTGTCGCGCCCCGACGAGATCATCCAGATCGTGACCGAGTGTACGGACATACAACTGCACCCGCGCCACCCCTGGATCGGCGAGCTGGTCTACACGGCCTTCTCCGGCAGCCACCAGGACGCGATCGGCAAGTGCCTGTCGCGCCAGGGTCGCGGTTCGCCCTGGCAGGTCGCCTACCTGCCGATCGACCCGCGCGACGTGGGGCGCACCTACGACGCCGTCATCCGCGTCAACAGCCAGTCGGGCAAGGGTGGCGTGGCCTTCGTGCTGGAACGGGAGCGCGGCTTGACGTTGCCACGCTGGCTCCAGGTCGAGCTGGCCCAGATCGTCCAGGCCGAGAGTGAGCGGGGCGGCGAGGTGAATGCGATGCGGATCTACGACCTGTTCCGCGAGCACTTCGTCGTCGATCAGGGACCGGTGCGGTTGCTCGGCTACGGCCTGGTGCGCAACGGCCACGACGTCATCGAGGCGCGTATTGCCGAGGCCGGCATCGAGCGCACCTTGCACGGCGAGGGTGACGGGGCGATCGCGGCCCTGATCGACGCCTGGACCCGTCACAGCGGTCAGCGCGTCGGCGTCGTCGACTATCGTGAGCAGGCGATCGGCGAGGGCACCGATGCCGAGGCTGTCGCCTACGTCCTGCTCAATGTCGACGGGCAGCGGGTGGCCGGGGCGGCGATCGACCAGGACACGGTCAGCGCCTCGGTCAAGGCGGTCTTCTCGGCCATCAACCGGGTGGCCGCAACGGCCGAGATGGCCGATGTCGCCTGA
- the rpmG gene encoding 50S ribosomal protein L33, translating into MAKAAREKIRLISSAGTGHFYTTTKNKRNQPGKMEIKKFDPVVRQHVMYKEGKIK; encoded by the coding sequence ATGGCCAAGGCAGCACGCGAGAAGATCCGCTTGATATCGAGCGCCGGCACCGGTCACTTCTACACGACCACCAAGAACAAGCGCAATCAGCCCGGCAAGATGGAGATCAAGAAGTTCGATCCCGTCGTCCGCCAGCACGTGATGTACAAGGAAGGCAAGATCAAGTAG
- the rpmB gene encoding 50S ribosomal protein L28, whose product MSKVCQVTGKRPLTGCNVSHAHNKTKRRFLPNLHNKRFWVASEGRWVQLRVSSKGMRIIDKKGIDQVLGDLRAQGVKV is encoded by the coding sequence ATGTCGAAGGTTTGTCAAGTGACCGGCAAGCGCCCGCTCACCGGTTGTAACGTCTCGCACGCCCACAACAAGACCAAGCGCCGCTTCCTGCCCAACCTGCACAACAAACGGTTCTGGGTTGCCAGCGAAGGCCGCTGGGTGCAGCTGCGCGTCTCGTCGAAGGGCATGCGCATCATCGACAAGAAGGGCATCGACCAGGTGCTCGGCGACCTGCGCGCCCAGGGCGTCAAGGTCTAA
- the rlmKL gene encoding bifunctional 23S rRNA (guanine(2069)-N(7))-methyltransferase RlmK/23S rRNA (guanine(2445)-N(2))-methyltransferase RlmL, with the protein MSDLACFATAPKYLESLLADELRGLGIATARETRGGVAFTATLAEAYRVCLWSRVANRVLVTLTRFPAPTPETLYEGAAAFPWEEHLTPERTFAVHLDRIQSQIGDSRYGALKVKDAIADRFRQRYGRRPSVAPERPDVQVHVYLHRDEATLSLDLAGESLHRRGYREQGAAAPLKENLAAAILLRAGWPAIAAAGGNLVDPLCGSGTLPIEAALIAADSAPGLLRTYWGLLGWRQHDPRTWQALLDEAAERRQTGLAGLGRLRGYDRDAGAIRAALANLARAGLAGHVHFERRELAEAAPGRDGEQGLIVANPPYGERLGEAAELPAFYALLGARLRERFDGWQAAVLTGNPELGKAMGLRAHRQHRLMNGPLDCRLLHFQVGPEAYVSNRPRPLPAAERGPGAEMFANRLAKNLKALAKWRRREQVDCFRCYDADLPEYALAVDVYEAERRWVHVQEYEAPTTIDPRAARRRLREALGVLPEVLEVPDEQILFKVRRQQRGMAQYERVAQHGHFLTVQENGLRFLVNLEDYLDTGLFLDHRDVRRLVGELAPGRHVLNLFGYTGTATCYAARGGALSTTTVDLSNTYLEWAGRNLALNGFRGPQHRLIQTDCLQWLAAREPPLGYDLIFLDPPSFSTSKRMQETLDVQRDHVALIRTTLARLAPGGILIFSTNRRRFRFDAEALADLHCADITAATLPRDFTRNPRIHQCWRIERR; encoded by the coding sequence ATGTCCGACCTCGCCTGCTTCGCCACCGCCCCGAAATACCTCGAGAGCCTGCTCGCCGATGAGTTGCGCGGTCTCGGGATCGCGACCGCGCGCGAGACCCGCGGCGGGGTCGCCTTCACAGCCACCCTCGCCGAGGCCTATCGGGTCTGTCTCTGGTCGCGGGTCGCCAACCGGGTCCTGGTGACGCTGACCCGCTTCCCGGCACCGACGCCCGAGACCCTCTACGAGGGTGCCGCCGCCTTCCCCTGGGAAGAACACCTGACCCCGGAGCGGACCTTCGCCGTCCACCTGGACAGGATCCAGTCGCAGATCGGCGACAGCCGCTACGGCGCGCTCAAGGTCAAGGACGCGATCGCCGACCGCTTCCGGCAGCGCTACGGCCGGCGCCCTAGCGTCGCGCCGGAGCGCCCGGACGTCCAAGTCCACGTCTATCTCCACCGCGACGAGGCGACCCTGAGCCTGGATCTCGCCGGCGAGTCGCTGCACCGGCGCGGCTACCGCGAGCAGGGGGCCGCGGCCCCACTGAAGGAAAACCTAGCCGCGGCGATCCTGCTGCGCGCCGGCTGGCCGGCGATCGCCGCGGCTGGCGGCAACCTCGTCGACCCCCTGTGCGGCTCGGGCACCTTGCCGATCGAGGCCGCCCTGATCGCCGCCGACAGCGCGCCGGGGCTACTGCGCACCTACTGGGGCCTTCTCGGTTGGCGTCAGCACGACCCGCGCACCTGGCAGGCGCTTCTCGACGAGGCCGCGGAACGGCGCCAGACCGGGCTCGCAGGCCTCGGCCGCCTGCGCGGCTACGACCGCGACGCGGGCGCGATCCGCGCGGCGCTCGCCAACCTAGCGCGGGCCGGACTCGCTGGACATGTCCATTTCGAGCGGCGCGAGCTCGCCGAGGCGGCGCCGGGCCGCGACGGCGAGCAGGGCCTCATCGTCGCCAATCCGCCCTACGGCGAACGCCTCGGCGAGGCCGCCGAGCTGCCGGCCTTCTATGCACTGCTCGGCGCCCGGCTGCGCGAGCGGTTCGACGGCTGGCAGGCCGCTGTCCTGACCGGCAATCCCGAGCTCGGCAAGGCGATGGGCCTGCGCGCCCACCGCCAGCACCGGCTGATGAACGGACCACTCGACTGCCGGCTGCTGCACTTCCAGGTCGGCCCCGAGGCCTATGTCTCCAACCGCCCGCGGCCGCTGCCGGCCGCCGAACGCGGCCCGGGTGCCGAGATGTTCGCCAACCGCCTGGCGAAGAACCTCAAGGCCCTGGCCAAGTGGCGCCGCCGCGAGCAGGTCGACTGCTTCCGCTGCTACGACGCCGATCTTCCCGAGTACGCGCTCGCCGTCGACGTCTACGAGGCCGAGCGGCGCTGGGTCCACGTCCAGGAATACGAGGCGCCGACGACGATCGATCCGCGCGCCGCGCGCCGCCGCCTGCGCGAGGCGCTGGGGGTGCTGCCCGAAGTGCTGGAAGTGCCCGACGAGCAGATCCTCTTCAAGGTCCGCCGCCAGCAGAGGGGCATGGCCCAGTACGAGCGCGTGGCGCAGCACGGGCACTTCCTGACCGTGCAGGAGAACGGCCTGCGCTTCCTCGTGAACCTCGAGGACTATCTCGACACCGGGCTGTTCCTCGATCACCGCGACGTGCGCCGCCTGGTGGGCGAGCTAGCGCCCGGGCGCCACGTCCTCAATCTGTTCGGCTACACGGGCACCGCGACCTGCTACGCCGCGCGCGGCGGGGCCCTGTCGACGACGACGGTCGACCTCTCCAACACCTACCTCGAATGGGCCGGCCGCAACCTGGCCCTGAATGGCTTCCGCGGTCCGCAGCACCGCCTGATCCAGACCGACTGCCTGCAATGGCTGGCGGCGCGCGAGCCACCCCTCGGCTACGACCTGATCTTCCTCGATCCGCCAAGCTTCTCGACCTCCAAACGGATGCAGGAGACGCTCGACGTCCAGCGCGACCATGTCGCGCTGATCCGCACGACCCTCGCCCGGCTCGCGCCCGGCGGCATCCTGATCTTCTCGACCAACCGCCGCCGCTTCCGGTTCGACGCCGAGGCCCTCGCCGACCTGCACTGCGCCGACATCACCGCCGCCACGCTGCCGCGCGACTTCACGCGCAACCCGCGGATCCACCAGTGCTGGCGGATCGAGCGCCGTTGA
- a CDS encoding carbonic anhydrase has translation MISAQEALVRLREGNARYVAGEPIGGALASAARRSQLTDGQAPSAIVLGCSDSRVPAEIIFDQGLGDLFVIRVAGNIVAPSQVGSVEFAAERYGTRLVVVLGHSQCGAVLATLDELQRPTTSQSPNLRSIVDRIRPAVVPLLTTGLRADPDALVHQAVRANVLAAASHLRHGSALLEKMIQEDGLVVVGAEYSLETGVVDFFDGVPQVG, from the coding sequence ATGATTTCGGCGCAGGAGGCGTTGGTGCGGCTGCGGGAGGGGAACGCCCGCTACGTGGCGGGCGAGCCGATCGGCGGGGCACTGGCGAGCGCGGCGCGGCGCAGCCAGCTGACCGATGGTCAGGCGCCGTCCGCAATCGTGCTGGGCTGCTCGGACTCGCGGGTGCCGGCCGAGATCATCTTCGACCAAGGGCTCGGCGACCTGTTCGTCATCCGCGTCGCCGGCAACATCGTTGCGCCGTCGCAGGTCGGCAGCGTCGAGTTCGCCGCCGAGCGCTATGGCACGCGCCTGGTCGTCGTGCTCGGCCACTCGCAGTGCGGTGCGGTCCTCGCGACCCTGGACGAGCTCCAGCGCCCGACGACGAGCCAGTCGCCGAATCTGCGTTCGATCGTCGACCGCATCCGCCCGGCCGTCGTGCCGCTTTTGACGACCGGGTTGAGAGCCGACCCCGATGCCCTCGTCCATCAGGCGGTACGGGCCAACGTCCTCGCCGCCGCCAGCCACCTGCGCCATGGCTCGGCGTTGCTGGAGAAGATGATCCAGGAGGATGGACTGGTGGTCGTCGGCGCCGAGTACTCGCTGGAGACCGGGGTGGTCGACTTCTTCGACGGCGTGCCGCAGGTCGGCTAG
- a CDS encoding NifB/NifX family molybdenum-iron cluster-binding protein: MRIAVSSQNLRTITAHAGKTRRFLIFEVDGAGTPREVEQLELPNGMALHDYHGPDHPLFTSGLDAVVTGSAGSNFVQRLARAGIRVHATSETDPLAALRALAAGEPLPPPVPHEH, translated from the coding sequence ATGCGCATCGCCGTATCGAGTCAAAATCTCCGCACCATCACGGCCCACGCCGGCAAGACCCGGCGCTTCCTGATCTTCGAGGTCGACGGCGCCGGCACACCGCGCGAGGTCGAGCAGCTCGAGCTGCCCAATGGCATGGCCCTGCATGACTACCACGGCCCCGATCACCCGCTCTTCACCAGCGGGCTCGACGCCGTCGTGACCGGCAGCGCCGGGAGCAACTTCGTGCAGCGTCTGGCCCGCGCCGGGATCCGCGTGCACGCGACCAGCGAGACCGACCCGCTCGCCGCGCTACGCGCCCTCGCCGCCGGTGAGCCGCTGCCACCGCCGGTACCGCACGAGCACTGA